Proteins encoded together in one Benincasa hispida cultivar B227 chromosome 1, ASM972705v1, whole genome shotgun sequence window:
- the LOC120073949 gene encoding pentatricopeptide repeat-containing protein At3g24000, mitochondrial isoform X7: MYSKFGRINYARLVFDGMPKRNEASWNNMMSGYVQVGSYLEAVFFFRDICGIGIKPSGFVIASLVTACNKSSIMAKEGFQLHGFAIKCGLIYDVFVGTSFVHFYGSYGIVSNAQKMFNEMPDRNVVSWTSLMVSYSDNGSKEEVINTYKRMRHEGICCNENNIALVISSCGFLVDILLGHQLLAHVLKFGLLTKISAANSLISMFGGCGDIDEAFSIFSEMNERDTISWNSIISANAQNALHEESFRYFHWMRLVHEEINYTTLSILLSICGSVDYLKWGKGVHGLVVKYGLEPNVCLCNTLLNMYSDAGRSEDAELIFRRIPDRDLISWNSMLACYVQDGRRLCALNFFAEMLWMKKDINYVTFTSALAACLDPEFFGKGKILHAFVVILGLHDDLIIGNTLVTFYGKCHKMAEAKKLFQRMPKLDKVTWNALIGGFADNAEPNEAVAAFKLMREGGTCGIDYITIVNILGSCLTHEDLIKYGMTIHAQTVVTGFDLDQHVQSSLITMYAKCGDLHSSSYIFDNLVFKASSVWNAIITANARYGFGEEALKLVLKMRSGGIEFDQFNFSTALSVAADLAMLEEGQQLHGSAIKLGFELDHFVINAAMDMYGKCGELDDALKILPQPTNRSRLSWNTMISIFARHGNFHKAKETFHEMLKLGVKPDHVSFVCLLSACSHGGLVDEGLAYYASMTSEYGIQPGIEHCVCMIDLLGRSGRLVEAEAFITDMPIPPNDLVWRSLLASCRIYRNLDLGRKAAERLLELDPSDDSAYVLYSNVFATIGRWEDVEDVRGQMGAHKIQKKPAHSWVKWKGNISIFGMGDQTHPQVEQINGKLLGLMKMVREAGYVPDTSYSLQDTDEEQKEHNMWNHSERIALAFGLINIPEDTTVRIFKNLRVCGDCHSFFKFVSGILGRKIVLRDPYRFHHFTNGNCSCSDYW; the protein is encoded by the coding sequence ATGTATTCGAAGTTTGGCCGTATAAACTATGCTCGGTTAGTATTTGACGGAATGCCCAAAAGAAATGAAGCTTCTTGGAACAATATGATGTCAGGTTATGTCCAAGTGGGTTCATACTTGGAAGCAGTATTTTTCTTTCGAGATATCTGTGGGATAGGGATTAAACCAAGTGGATTTGTGATCGCGAGTTTAGTCACTGCTTGTAATAAGTCCTCTATTATGGCCAAGGAAGGTTTCCAACTTCATGGTTTTGCAATTAAATGTGGTTTGATATATGATGTGTTTGTAGGTACTTCTTTTGTGCACTTTTATGGTAGCTACGGGATTGTCTCTAATGCTCAAAAGATGTTCAATGAGATGCCTGATAGGAATGTGGTCTCTTGGACTTCTTTGATGGTTTCATATTCAGATAACGGAAGTAAGGAGGAAGTGATAAATACTTATAAACGCATGAGGCATGAAGGAAtatgttgcaatgaaaacaatATAGCTTTAGTAATTAGTTCTTGTGGGTTTCTTGTGGATATATTGTTGGGTCATCAACTTCTTGCACATGTTTTAAAGTTTGGATTATTGACTAAAATTTCTGCAGCTAACTCTCTCATATCCATGTTTGGTGGTTGTGGTGATATTGATGAGGCTTTCAGCATTTTCAGTGAGATGAATGAAAGAGACACAATCTCATGGAATTCCATCATCTCTGCCAATGCACAAAATGCACTACATGAAGAATCATTTAGGTATTTTCACTGGATGCGCTTAGTCCATGAAGAGATAAATTACACAACACTTTCTATTCTGTTATCGATTTGTGGTTCTGTAGATTATTTGAAGTGGGGCAAAGGGGTTCACGGTCTAGTAGTAAAATATGGACTAGAACCTAATGTTTGTCTTTGCAATACTCTTTTAAATATGTATTCTGATGCTGGGAGATCCGAAGATGCAGAATTGATCTTTAGAAGAATACCAGACAGGGATTTAATCTCATGGAATTCCATGTTAGCATGCTATGTTCAGGATGGAAGGCGCTTGTGTGCCTTAAACTTTTTTGCTGAGATGCTTTGGATGAAAAAAGATATCAATTATGTCACTTTTACCAGTGCATTGGCTGCCTGTTTAGATCCTGAATTCTTTGGCAAAGGTAAAATTCTCCATGCTTTTGTTGTCATTCTGGGCCTGCATGATGATTTGATCATTGGAAACACATTAGTTACGTTTTATGGAAAGTGTCATAAGATGGCTGAGGCAAAAAAATTATTCCAGAGGATGCCCAAGCTTGACAAAGTAACCTGGAATGCGCTTATTGGTGGTTTTGCTGATAATGCAGAACCGAATGAGGCAGTAGCAGCTTTTAAATTGATGAGGGAAGGAGGGACATGTGGCATTGACTATATTACCATTGTAAATATTCTTGGTTCTTGTTTGACTCATGAGGATCTTATCAAATATGGGATGACCATCCATGCACAAACAGTTGTGACAGGATTTGATCTGGATCAGCATGTGCAAAGTTCCCTTATCACTATGTATGCAAAATGTGGTGACCTTCACTCTAGTAGCTATATCTTTGATAACTTGGTGTTTAAAGCTTCTAGTGTGTGGAATGCCATAATTACTGCAAATGCTCGTTATGGttttggagaagaagctttGAAACTTGTATTAAAGATGAGAAGTGGTGGAATTGAATTTGATCAGTTCAACTTCTCCACGGCTCTTTCAGTTGCTGCCGACTTGGCTATGTTGGAGGAAGGCCAACAGCTTCATGGATCAGCAATTAAACTAGGATTTGAATTGGATCATTTTGTTATAAATGCTGCTATGGATATGTATGGGAAATGTGGGGAACTGGATGATGCTTTAAAAATACTTCCCCAACCAACCAATAGGTCAAGATTATCGTGGAATACAATGATATCAATTTTTGCCAGACATGGAAATTTTCATAAGGCTAAGGAAACTTTTCATGAGATGCTAAAACTGGGTGTAAAACCTGATCATGTGTCATTTGTTTGTCTTCTTTCCGCATGTAGTCATGGGGGCTTAGTCGACGAGGGTCTTGCTTATTATGCTTCAATGACTTCTGAATATGGAATTCAACCTGGAATAGAACATTGTGTGTGCAtgattgatcttcttggaagatCAGGAAGGCTTGTAGAAGCTGAAGCTTTTATTACAGATATGCCAATTCCACCTAATGATCTTGTTTGGCGGAGCCTTTTGGCATCTTGTAGAATATATCGTAATCTAGACCTGGGAAGAAAGGCTGCAGAACGTCTTCTTGAGTTGGACCCATCTGATGATTCAGCTTATGTTCTTTACTCGAATGTCTTTGCAACCATTGGCAGATGGGAAGATGTAGAAGACGTGCGGGGACAGATGGGAGCacacaaaattcaaaagaagCCTGCACATAGCTGGGTCAAATGGAAAGGCAATATCAGCATATTTGGAATGGGGGATCAAACACATCCACAAGTGGAACAGATAAATGGCAAGTTGTTAGGACTTATGAAAATGGTTAGAGAAGCTGGTTATGTTCCTGATACAAGCTACTCACTGCAGGATACAGATGAAGAACAGAAGGAGCATAACATGTGGAACCATAGTGAAAGAATTGCTCTTGCTTTTGGATTGATCAACATTCCAGAAGATACTACTGTTCGAATTTTCAAGAATCTGCGTGTTTGTGGTGACTGCCATTCTTTCTTCAAGTTTGTAAGTGGAATTCTCGGGCGAAAAATTGTTTTGAGGGATCCATATCGGTTTCATCACTTCACCAATGGCAATTGTTCCTGTTCTGACTATTGGTAG